A genomic stretch from Cryomorphaceae bacterium 1068 includes:
- a CDS encoding peptidylprolyl isomerase, whose amino-acid sequence MKISKLLAAAALSLFSFASCSDQIEDSERQSVFDDATMVSLYDSAYRGDTATLYQYAESETAAYRMAYARLMGSVLPEVAPEELENLLMDPIPYVRLYAAFAIGQIGNQKSLAALEKGFKKATIPEIKAEFLEAIGKCADANAMEFLVTHNPNTAIEESGKVWGVYRGMIHGQLQEEHLDIIVAHLKSNEDETRLAAANILSRQKEFDLSAFAEEIYQRASAEKSPEIKATLGYALTRTEFAEKFAEEVLSSDDSPLLRSVGLSALPNSQAHIQLLEDALISESPWVAMTAAGKIAEIDSFTPSASTIAAARTSEIPEVVAIVSKGLLSEDSEQGREFYDQAWNRMGNDVKRSVMLSIWAYFPQGLDTLNNYLFEDGPLGTSATMAYMAGLKNYPDWNENFVAYADRALSQGLLSQSYLFAEALRDPERKELISSELLLDALKKFSTPELVEGYQAIAATLKENYGIEKEPLSIEHPPIDWDMVKSLGQKPALSLYVSGEEYLISLVPEDAPSSVSQIANLAAAGFYDGTYFHRIVPGFVSQGGGPRGDGYGSDDHILRSEFSPLKYGTGVVGLASAGKDTESCQFFFTHLPTPHLDGRYTIIGASQSDISNIETGARIDSVRIKQDKVEM is encoded by the coding sequence ATGAAAATCTCTAAACTTTTGGCTGCGGCCGCCCTGTCTTTATTCAGTTTTGCCTCTTGCAGCGACCAAATAGAAGATTCTGAAAGGCAGAGCGTTTTTGATGATGCAACTATGGTTAGCCTCTACGACTCGGCTTACAGAGGCGATACAGCAACTCTGTATCAATACGCTGAATCGGAAACAGCCGCTTACCGAATGGCCTACGCCAGACTTATGGGGTCTGTACTTCCCGAAGTAGCACCTGAAGAATTGGAAAATTTATTAATGGACCCTATTCCCTATGTGAGGCTCTATGCTGCTTTTGCAATTGGTCAAATTGGCAATCAAAAATCTCTTGCCGCTTTAGAGAAAGGATTCAAAAAGGCCACAATTCCCGAAATCAAAGCAGAATTCTTAGAAGCCATCGGTAAATGTGCTGATGCCAATGCTATGGAATTTTTAGTGACTCATAACCCGAATACCGCCATTGAAGAATCGGGAAAAGTTTGGGGAGTCTACCGAGGAATGATACACGGACAGCTACAAGAAGAGCATCTGGATATAATCGTAGCCCACCTCAAATCAAATGAGGATGAAACTCGTTTGGCTGCAGCCAATATTTTGTCAAGACAAAAAGAATTTGACCTTTCCGCTTTCGCTGAAGAAATTTATCAAAGGGCTTCAGCAGAAAAAAGTCCCGAAATAAAAGCCACACTGGGATATGCTTTAACTAGGACAGAATTCGCAGAAAAGTTTGCTGAAGAAGTCTTAAGCTCTGATGATAGCCCGCTTCTGCGATCTGTCGGTTTATCGGCCTTACCCAATTCACAAGCGCATATTCAACTCTTAGAAGATGCCCTGATTAGTGAATCGCCGTGGGTCGCAATGACTGCTGCTGGAAAAATTGCTGAAATTGACTCGTTTACCCCCTCAGCATCGACCATTGCAGCAGCTCGAACGAGTGAAATACCAGAGGTAGTGGCGATCGTATCAAAAGGCCTACTCAGTGAAGATTCTGAGCAAGGAAGAGAATTCTATGACCAAGCTTGGAACAGAATGGGGAATGATGTGAAACGCTCTGTGATGCTGAGTATCTGGGCGTATTTTCCACAAGGTTTGGATACTTTGAACAACTACCTTTTTGAAGATGGGCCATTGGGTACTTCAGCGACTATGGCCTACATGGCAGGTTTGAAAAACTATCCCGACTGGAACGAAAATTTTGTGGCATATGCTGATAGAGCTTTAAGCCAAGGCCTTCTCTCACAGAGTTACCTATTCGCGGAAGCCCTCAGAGATCCTGAACGAAAAGAATTGATTTCTTCCGAATTGCTTCTCGATGCGTTGAAAAAGTTTAGCACACCTGAGTTGGTGGAAGGCTATCAGGCCATTGCTGCCACATTGAAAGAAAACTACGGAATTGAAAAAGAGCCACTTTCCATTGAGCATCCTCCAATAGATTGGGATATGGTTAAATCATTGGGGCAAAAACCTGCGCTATCTCTTTACGTCAGCGGAGAGGAATACCTTATCAGTTTGGTTCCTGAAGATGCTCCCTCGAGCGTTTCTCAAATTGCCAATTTGGCCGCGGCGGGATTTTATGACGGCACTTATTTCCATCGCATCGTTCCGGGATTCGTAAGTCAAGGCGGTGGACCAAGAGGCGATGGCTATGGAAGCGATGATCATATTCTTCGCTCTGAGTTTTCGCCGCTAAAATACGGAACGGGCGTGGTCGGTTTAGCCTCCGCAGGAAAAGATACAGAGAGCTGTCAATTCTTCTTCACCCATCTCCCAACACCTCATCTGGATGGGCGCTACACGATTATTGGCGCCAGCCAAAGTGACATTTCAAACATAGAAACCGGAGCGCGGATCGATTCAGTGCGGATTAAGCAGGACAAGGTAGAAATGTAA
- a CDS encoding NAD(P)H-dependent glycerol-3-phosphate dehydrogenase yields MAIEKRIGVIGGGSWATALAKVLSEKNSHLNWWMRNQEAVNHIKQFNHNPNYLRAVQFDVEKLHLSTDVKEIVHKSDVIIVAVPSAFVHDSLKDLDEDDFNGKVIFSAIKGIIPEIESIPARYFNKQFGVPYDNIGVICGPCHAEEVAMERLSYLTLACMDEGNAKMMAEMLSSRVMKTSISEDLFGAEIAAVLKNIYAIASGVCGGLGYGDNFQAILMSTAAIEMERFLDKINPFHRDVKEPAYLGDLLVTGYSKFSRNRSFGYMLGKGYSVKTAQLEMDMIAEGYFATKSVYEINRKMEVDMPIAEAVYNIIYQKISPVVEIRILADRLAP; encoded by the coding sequence ATGGCAATCGAGAAACGTATTGGAGTAATAGGAGGAGGCTCATGGGCTACAGCGCTGGCTAAAGTGCTATCCGAAAAAAACAGTCACCTCAATTGGTGGATGAGAAATCAGGAAGCTGTGAATCACATAAAGCAGTTTAATCACAATCCGAATTACTTGAGGGCAGTTCAATTTGATGTGGAGAAGCTACACCTCTCGACAGATGTTAAGGAGATCGTTCACAAATCAGATGTGATCATCGTTGCTGTGCCCTCAGCATTTGTGCACGATTCACTCAAAGATTTGGATGAGGATGATTTTAACGGAAAGGTGATCTTTTCCGCTATCAAAGGAATTATTCCTGAGATCGAATCTATTCCAGCCAGATACTTCAACAAACAATTCGGAGTTCCATATGACAATATCGGGGTGATTTGCGGCCCTTGCCATGCTGAAGAGGTGGCGATGGAAAGACTTTCGTATCTGACCTTGGCGTGCATGGATGAGGGAAATGCGAAAATGATGGCCGAAATGTTGTCTTCACGTGTTATGAAAACCAGTATCAGCGAAGACCTCTTTGGTGCCGAGATAGCAGCGGTCCTTAAAAATATTTACGCCATCGCTTCAGGAGTGTGCGGTGGCCTTGGTTATGGAGATAATTTTCAAGCCATTTTAATGTCTACCGCAGCCATAGAAATGGAGCGGTTTCTTGATAAGATCAATCCATTCCACCGAGATGTGAAAGAACCGGCTTACCTCGGTGACCTTTTGGTGACCGGGTATTCAAAATTCTCACGAAACCGTTCTTTCGGTTATATGCTTGGAAAGGGATATTCTGTAAAGACTGCGCAACTTGAGATGGATATGATTGCTGAAGGTTACTTTGCTACGAAGAGCGTCTACGAGATCAACCGTAAGATGGAAGTAGATATGCCCATTGCAGAAGCGGTTTACAACATCATCTATCAGAAGATTTCTCCCGTTGTGGAGATAAGAATTCTCGCCGACCGGCTCGCCCCTTAA
- the uvrC gene encoding excinuclease ABC subunit UvrC: MDLTEKIKLLPRKPGVYQFKNAEGVIIYVGKAKSLRSRVSSYFMKHGGHSGKTRIMIKRIVDFSFIVVESELDALLLENNLIKKYNPRYNVALKDDKTFPWLCIKNERFPSIFPTRTKIKDGSEYFGPYASVKTMKTLLKLIRRIYKIRTCKYDLSQKNIEQGKFKVCLEYHIGNCLGPCEGKQTEEDYMAQIKDIREIIKGNVAGVISHLESRMKFYSEKLEFELAHDIKDKIDQLNSYKSKSTIVNPAVGNVDVFGLVTDLHNAYINFMKVVDGSIIQSHTMTFKKRLDESDEELITQGIAEIKAEYDSLFVDIIVGAKPDIDMNEHRFIIPQRGDKKKLLELSERNAKYYMMDRHKQTKFADPEKHTERIMEQMKKDLRLQEAPTHLECFDNSNFQGTNAVAACVVFRNGKPSKKEYRHFNIKTVEGPDDFASMKEVVYRRYKRLLDEGEDLPQLIIVDGGKGQLSSALESLDELGIRGKVAIVGIAKRLEEIFYPGDTAPLYVDKASETLKVIQHARNEAHRFGITHHRNKRSKGAIQTELTSIPGIGEATAQQLLQRFTSVKRIKETSLEDISSEIGPSKAKAIRTWFDA, translated from the coding sequence GTGGATTTAACGGAGAAAATCAAACTACTCCCTCGCAAGCCCGGTGTTTATCAGTTTAAAAACGCTGAGGGAGTTATCATTTATGTGGGTAAGGCTAAGAGCCTTCGAAGTAGAGTGAGTTCCTATTTCATGAAACACGGGGGCCACTCAGGAAAGACCCGAATAATGATAAAGAGGATCGTCGATTTTTCGTTTATCGTCGTAGAATCTGAGTTGGATGCACTCCTTCTTGAGAACAATCTCATCAAAAAGTACAATCCACGTTACAATGTTGCTCTGAAAGATGACAAGACCTTTCCTTGGCTTTGCATCAAGAACGAACGATTCCCTAGTATTTTTCCGACTCGAACTAAGATCAAGGACGGTTCTGAATATTTCGGTCCTTATGCTTCGGTAAAAACGATGAAAACACTTCTGAAATTGATCAGAAGGATTTATAAAATCAGAACGTGTAAATACGATTTAAGTCAAAAGAACATAGAGCAGGGGAAGTTCAAAGTCTGTTTGGAATACCACATCGGTAACTGTCTCGGGCCCTGTGAAGGCAAACAAACTGAGGAGGACTACATGGCCCAAATAAAAGACATTCGAGAAATCATTAAAGGAAATGTGGCCGGGGTTATTTCTCATCTCGAATCGAGGATGAAGTTCTATTCCGAAAAACTCGAATTCGAACTGGCGCATGATATCAAAGACAAGATTGATCAACTAAACTCCTATAAAAGCAAGAGCACAATTGTGAATCCTGCCGTAGGAAATGTTGATGTATTTGGCCTGGTAACTGATCTTCACAATGCCTATATCAACTTTATGAAGGTGGTGGATGGCTCAATTATTCAAAGCCATACTATGACTTTTAAAAAACGACTGGATGAGAGCGACGAGGAATTAATCACCCAAGGAATCGCCGAAATCAAAGCTGAATATGACTCGCTTTTTGTAGACATTATCGTTGGTGCAAAGCCCGATATCGATATGAACGAGCATCGATTCATAATCCCTCAACGCGGTGACAAAAAGAAACTGCTTGAACTTTCAGAACGTAACGCAAAGTACTACATGATGGATCGGCACAAGCAGACCAAATTTGCCGATCCCGAAAAGCACACAGAACGTATCATGGAGCAAATGAAAAAAGATTTGCGCCTGCAAGAAGCTCCAACTCATCTTGAATGTTTCGACAATTCAAATTTCCAAGGTACCAATGCGGTGGCAGCCTGTGTGGTCTTCCGAAATGGAAAGCCCAGCAAGAAGGAGTACCGCCACTTCAACATAAAAACAGTAGAAGGGCCTGATGACTTTGCCAGTATGAAAGAGGTCGTTTATAGACGCTACAAAAGACTCTTGGATGAGGGAGAGGATCTTCCGCAGTTGATCATAGTCGATGGCGGAAAAGGTCAGTTGAGCTCAGCACTGGAAAGCCTGGATGAGCTCGGAATCAGAGGAAAAGTAGCCATTGTTGGCATTGCCAAAAGGCTGGAAGAAATATTCTACCCGGGTGATACTGCTCCATTATATGTTGACAAAGCGAGTGAAACACTGAAGGTTATTCAGCACGCTCGAAATGAGGCCCATCGCTTTGGAATAACGCACCACAGAAATAAGCGAAGCAAAGGAGCCATTCAAACTGAGCTCACATCAATACCTGGAATTGGAGAAGCCACGGCGCAACAACTACTCCAGCGCTTTACTTCCGTAAAACGGATAAAAGAAACTTCACTTGAAGATATTTCAAGTGAAATAGGCCCTTCAAAAGCAAAAGCTATAAGAACGTGGTTTGACGCTTAA
- a CDS encoding MerR family transcriptional regulator: MNNTSKLNVKQNNTLVEEFVMGNYSIKDIERISGIKAHTLRIWEKRYGIIEPSRTETNIRYYTNEELKKILNISILNNYGIKISKIVGLSGEELHKKVLEISTEEVEENLQIESLVIAMVEVDESRFEKILANCTLRLGFEQTLLSIIYPFFKKVGVLWQAGAINPAQEHFISNLIRQKLIVAIDSQGMMVKEGASKFLLFLPEGELHELGLLFYSYLIQKSGHKVIYLGQSVPLDDVVKVNELNPADYIITATLSMSAPESVNKLLQKLLDIFPSQKVILTNRFDDESEILENERLVFNQSLSEFKSFLDLP; encoded by the coding sequence TTGAACAATACTTCAAAGCTCAACGTTAAACAAAACAATACACTAGTTGAAGAATTTGTGATGGGGAACTATTCAATAAAAGATATAGAGCGTATTTCGGGCATAAAGGCCCACACCCTTCGCATTTGGGAGAAGAGGTACGGGATAATTGAACCCAGTCGCACCGAAACGAACATTCGTTACTATACGAATGAGGAGTTGAAGAAGATTCTCAACATTTCGATTCTCAATAATTACGGAATCAAGATTTCCAAAATTGTAGGCTTGTCGGGCGAAGAGCTACACAAGAAGGTATTGGAGATTTCTACTGAAGAGGTGGAAGAAAACCTCCAAATTGAGAGTCTGGTGATTGCGATGGTTGAAGTTGACGAGTCACGATTTGAAAAGATTTTGGCCAACTGTACGCTCCGACTTGGTTTCGAGCAGACCCTCCTCAGTATCATCTATCCTTTTTTTAAGAAGGTCGGTGTGCTTTGGCAGGCTGGTGCGATTAATCCTGCACAAGAGCATTTTATAAGTAACCTCATTAGACAAAAGCTCATCGTAGCCATAGATAGTCAAGGAATGATGGTCAAAGAAGGAGCCTCTAAGTTTCTTCTCTTCTTGCCCGAAGGCGAGCTTCATGAATTGGGATTGCTCTTCTACAGCTATTTGATTCAGAAGTCAGGCCATAAGGTGATCTATTTGGGTCAGTCGGTACCACTGGATGACGTAGTAAAAGTGAATGAGCTAAATCCGGCAGATTATATCATCACGGCCACGCTCAGCATGAGCGCTCCTGAAAGTGTAAACAAACTTCTTCAAAAATTGCTTGATATATTTCCTTCCCAGAAGGTGATTTTAACCAACCGGTTCGATGATGAGAGCGAGATTCTCGAGAACGAAAGATTGGTTTTTAATCAATCTTTAAGTGAATTCAAGTCATTTTTAGACCTCCCTTAA
- a CDS encoding sigma-70 family RNA polymerase sigma factor: MSNYDFDKLLITYQKSLKSFAYGFTNDDEAANDLLQETYLKALTYRDKFEARTNLKAWLYTIMRNTFINNYRKAVRANTIIDKTDEQYYINTAATTKGDTNPESVISHDQIKMEIDRLDDEYRVPFQMYNRGFKYKEIAEKLNLPIGTIKSRIFLARKKLMLALPDYR; the protein is encoded by the coding sequence ATGAGCAATTATGATTTCGATAAGTTACTTATCACCTACCAGAAGTCCCTTAAGTCGTTTGCCTATGGATTTACAAATGATGACGAGGCTGCCAATGATTTACTACAAGAGACCTATTTAAAGGCCCTGACATATAGAGATAAATTTGAGGCTCGTACCAATTTAAAAGCGTGGTTGTATACGATCATGCGAAATACGTTTATCAATAATTACCGCAAGGCGGTAAGAGCTAATACAATTATTGATAAAACAGATGAACAGTATTACATCAATACTGCTGCCACAACAAAGGGAGACACAAACCCTGAAAGTGTAATTTCCCATGATCAAATCAAAATGGAGATTGACAGGCTTGATGATGAGTACCGCGTTCCATTCCAGATGTATAATCGAGGATTTAAGTACAAAGAGATCGCAGAAAAGTTGAATCTACCTATAGGGACCATAAAAAGTCGTATATTTCTTGCTCGCAAGAAACTTATGCTTGCACTACCCGATTACCGTTGA
- the crtI gene encoding phytoene desaturase family protein, whose product MKHRVIVIGSGFAGLSVATHLAHEGYHVEVFEKNDSLGGRARKFEKDGFTFDMGPSWYWMPDVFEQYFNKFGKSVKDYYNLIRLDPSYRVYFAKDHKMDLPASMEGMYELFEKYEPGSSNNLKKFLEEAAYKYEVGINDLVYKPGQSLLEFLDMRVIKGAMRLQLLNSLSSHVRKYFKNPYLIELLEFPVLFLGAKASKTPALYSLMNYADIVLGTWYPMGGMHKIVEGMVSLAEEKGVKFHTSANVNEILVEGGKATGIKLENGAEYKSDFVVSGADYHHTETKMLKEKSRNYSDDYWEKRTMAPSSILYYVGLNKRIDGILHHTLFFDTDFEKHAGQIYDKPEWPDEPLFYVSATSVTDSSVAPEGCENIFILIPTAPGLMDDQKIKDQYFEMVIKRMEETFEQNIRDHVIFRRDFACSDFMHDYNSFKGNAYGLANTLNQTAVLKPSLKNKRVKNLYYTGQLTVPGPGVPPSLISGAVVAKEVMKAS is encoded by the coding sequence ATGAAACATAGAGTTATTGTCATTGGGTCCGGCTTCGCCGGACTTTCTGTTGCTACACATTTGGCTCACGAGGGTTATCATGTAGAAGTCTTTGAGAAGAATGATTCTCTAGGAGGCAGAGCAAGAAAATTTGAAAAAGACGGATTTACCTTTGATATGGGTCCGAGCTGGTATTGGATGCCTGATGTATTTGAGCAATACTTCAATAAGTTCGGAAAGTCTGTTAAAGACTATTATAACTTGATTAGACTCGACCCTTCCTACCGAGTTTATTTTGCCAAGGACCATAAAATGGATCTTCCGGCGTCAATGGAGGGCATGTACGAGCTTTTTGAAAAGTATGAGCCAGGAAGTAGCAATAACCTGAAAAAATTTCTGGAAGAGGCGGCTTACAAATATGAAGTAGGGATAAACGACCTCGTTTACAAGCCCGGACAAAGCTTATTGGAATTTTTGGACATGCGCGTAATAAAAGGCGCGATGCGGTTGCAACTCCTGAACTCTCTCTCATCACACGTCAGGAAGTATTTCAAAAATCCTTACTTGATTGAATTGCTTGAGTTTCCAGTGTTGTTTCTAGGGGCTAAGGCTTCAAAAACTCCTGCGCTTTACAGCTTGATGAACTATGCTGATATTGTCTTGGGCACTTGGTACCCCATGGGGGGTATGCATAAGATTGTCGAAGGAATGGTTTCACTGGCAGAGGAGAAGGGAGTGAAATTTCACACCTCAGCTAATGTCAATGAGATTCTTGTAGAAGGTGGAAAAGCAACAGGGATCAAATTGGAAAACGGCGCTGAATACAAATCTGACTTTGTGGTTTCAGGCGCAGACTACCACCATACGGAGACAAAAATGTTGAAGGAAAAGTCACGAAATTATTCTGACGATTATTGGGAAAAGCGCACAATGGCCCCTTCGAGCATTCTTTATTATGTGGGTTTAAATAAGCGAATTGACGGAATCTTACACCACACATTGTTTTTCGATACAGACTTTGAGAAACACGCAGGACAGATTTATGATAAGCCCGAGTGGCCTGATGAACCATTGTTTTATGTTTCAGCTACATCAGTGACAGATTCTAGTGTTGCACCTGAAGGATGTGAAAATATTTTTATCTTGATTCCTACTGCGCCCGGATTGATGGATGACCAGAAAATTAAGGACCAATATTTTGAAATGGTAATCAAGCGAATGGAGGAAACATTCGAACAAAATATTCGAGATCATGTTATTTTCAGACGTGACTTCGCGTGTAGCGATTTTATGCACGACTACAACTCATTTAAAGGTAATGCCTACGGCCTTGCCAATACGTTAAATCAAACAGCAGTGCTCAAACCTTCTTTGAAAAACAAGCGAGTGAAGAATCTTTACTATACGGGACAATTGACTGTGCCCGGACCGGGAGTTCCTCCTTCGCTTATTTCCGGAGCCGTGGTGGCGAAGGAGGTTATGAAAGCCAGCTAA
- a CDS encoding phytoene/squalene synthase family protein, which produces MKQLFDDVSVQCSKLTTKAYSTSFSLGIRFLAADLRDPIYSIYGFVRFADEIVDTFHGFDKKDLLDRFKADTYRAIEEGISLNPILNSFQYVVNEYKVDLDCIETFLKSMEMDLYKDSYSKDEYDNYILGSAEVVGLMCLSVFLRGDERRYAELKPFAMKLGSAFQKINFLRDLHADYKALGRTYFPGVDLQEFGEEERKAIEKDIEADFAMGYEGIKMLPKDARFGVFVAYVYYFKLFKKIRKKTTEDILSSRVRISDKRKFALFFSSYVRHSFNLL; this is translated from the coding sequence ATGAAACAACTCTTTGACGACGTTTCCGTGCAGTGCAGTAAGCTTACCACCAAGGCCTACAGCACCTCGTTTTCTTTGGGAATACGATTCTTGGCTGCCGATCTCCGCGACCCTATTTATTCCATTTATGGCTTCGTTAGGTTTGCTGACGAGATCGTAGATACTTTCCATGGGTTTGACAAAAAAGATTTACTCGACAGATTTAAGGCAGACACTTACAGAGCAATAGAAGAAGGGATAAGTTTAAACCCTATTCTAAATAGCTTTCAGTATGTGGTAAATGAGTATAAGGTAGATCTTGACTGCATCGAGACTTTTCTGAAAAGTATGGAAATGGATCTTTACAAAGATTCATACAGTAAAGATGAGTATGACAATTATATTCTTGGATCAGCCGAAGTTGTCGGCCTGATGTGTTTGAGCGTATTCCTGCGTGGCGATGAGAGGCGTTATGCAGAGCTTAAACCGTTTGCAATGAAATTGGGCTCTGCTTTTCAGAAGATCAATTTCCTTAGAGATCTTCATGCAGATTATAAAGCCCTTGGAAGAACATACTTTCCAGGAGTAGATCTTCAGGAATTCGGAGAAGAAGAGCGAAAGGCTATTGAAAAAGATATTGAGGCCGACTTTGCGATGGGTTACGAAGGAATAAAGATGCTTCCGAAAGATGCGCGTTTTGGGGTTTTTGTAGCTTATGTTTACTACTTCAAGCTCTTCAAAAAGATTCGAAAGAAAACGACAGAAGACATTTTATCCAGTAGGGTGAGAATAAGCGACAAACGCAAGTTTGCGTTATTTTTCAGCAGTTATGTGCGCCATAGTTTCAACTTGCTATAA
- the idi gene encoding isopentenyl-diphosphate Delta-isomerase, whose amino-acid sequence MVELVILVDSQNKQLGTMEKMEAHQKGLLHRAFSIFIFNSAGEMLLHQRAEDKYHCGGMWTNAVCSHPRPDEHQTQALQRKMKQEMGFCTEVEKAFDFTYRAKLDNGLIEHEYDEVFYGFYEGQLSPNPEEVSTYRYVSIREIRIEIQKKPEVFTPWFRLLFERMCKHYSSLKRA is encoded by the coding sequence ATGGTTGAGCTCGTCATTCTTGTCGATTCTCAAAACAAGCAACTGGGCACCATGGAGAAAATGGAAGCACATCAGAAAGGGTTGCTCCATCGTGCCTTCTCCATCTTTATTTTCAATTCTGCCGGAGAAATGCTTTTGCACCAACGCGCAGAGGACAAATACCACTGCGGTGGTATGTGGACCAATGCGGTTTGCTCTCACCCCAGACCTGATGAACATCAAACTCAAGCTCTTCAGAGAAAGATGAAGCAAGAAATGGGGTTCTGCACGGAAGTAGAGAAAGCATTTGACTTTACTTATCGAGCAAAGCTGGATAATGGACTCATAGAACATGAGTATGATGAAGTCTTTTATGGATTTTACGAGGGGCAATTGTCTCCTAATCCAGAGGAAGTCAGCACATATCGTTACGTATCTATTCGTGAAATAAGAATAGAGATTCAAAAAAAACCTGAGGTTTTCACTCCTTGGTTTAGGCTGCTATTTGAGCGTATGTGTAAGCATTACAGCTCGTTAAAGAGAGCTTAG
- a CDS encoding 6-carboxytetrahydropterin synthase, with amino-acid sequence MKVTVSRKAHFNAAHRLHQPGWDDAKNQEVFGKCNNQYYHGHNYDLIVSVRGEIDPETGYVIDMKVLKDLIKEKIEYRFDHKNLNLQTEEFKNLNPTAENIAAVIWNILNEELDEKLELKITLYETERNFVECEG; translated from the coding sequence GTGAAAGTTACAGTGTCCAGAAAGGCCCACTTCAATGCGGCGCACAGATTGCATCAACCCGGATGGGACGATGCCAAAAACCAAGAAGTATTTGGTAAGTGCAACAATCAGTATTATCACGGACACAACTACGACTTGATCGTAAGTGTAAGAGGTGAGATAGACCCTGAAACGGGTTATGTAATTGATATGAAAGTCTTAAAGGACCTGATCAAAGAAAAAATTGAATATCGATTCGATCATAAGAATCTAAATCTTCAAACCGAAGAATTTAAAAACCTGAACCCCACTGCTGAAAATATTGCTGCAGTCATTTGGAACATCCTGAACGAAGAATTGGATGAAAAACTTGAACTCAAAATAACATTATATGAAACTGAACGGAATTTCGTTGAATGCGAAGGATGA
- the folE gene encoding GTP cyclohydrolase I FolE, with translation MKLNGISLNAKDDLIDLNEMMGDEHVMTSLETPMKDDAFVLSNEEKKAKIAHHFEQIMETLGLDLSDDSLKGTPARVAKMYVEEVFSGLDPRNKPKVALFENKYLYKEMLVEKDITVKSFCEHHFVPIVGRAHVAYKSNGNVIGLSKINRIVQYYAKRPQVQERLTVQIAEELKRILKTEDVAVMIDARHMCVSLRGVEDDASSTVTTSFHGSFLKDNVRSEFLTYLD, from the coding sequence ATGAAACTGAACGGAATTTCGTTGAATGCGAAGGATGATCTCATTGATCTAAATGAGATGATGGGGGATGAGCACGTAATGACGTCGCTTGAAACACCAATGAAGGATGATGCTTTCGTTCTCTCGAATGAGGAGAAGAAAGCCAAAATTGCCCATCATTTTGAGCAAATTATGGAAACTCTTGGCCTTGATCTTTCAGACGATAGCCTAAAGGGAACACCCGCCAGGGTGGCTAAAATGTATGTGGAAGAGGTGTTTAGCGGATTAGACCCAAGGAACAAGCCGAAAGTGGCCCTCTTTGAAAACAAGTACCTCTATAAGGAAATGCTGGTTGAAAAGGACATCACGGTAAAGTCTTTCTGCGAGCATCACTTTGTGCCAATTGTTGGGAGAGCTCATGTAGCCTATAAGTCAAATGGGAATGTGATAGGACTGTCAAAAATTAACCGTATTGTGCAGTATTATGCGAAAAGGCCACAGGTTCAGGAAAGACTAACCGTTCAAATTGCTGAAGAATTGAAGCGAATCCTTAAAACCGAAGATGTTGCCGTAATGATTGATGCGCGCCACATGTGCGTTTCACTTAGAGGAGTGGAAGATGATGCGAGTAGCACCGTTACCACAAGCTTTCATGGCTCATTTTTGAAAGACAACGTCAGAAGCGAATTTTTAACCTACCTAGATTAA
- a CDS encoding Lacal_2735 family protein: MFGLFKKKSPIEKLYAKHKKLLEKSHQLSHSNRAESDKLQAEAQEVLKEIDELKSKGE, from the coding sequence ATGTTCGGACTATTCAAGAAAAAATCACCCATTGAAAAGTTGTATGCCAAGCATAAGAAACTTTTGGAAAAATCTCATCAGTTGTCACATTCAAATAGAGCTGAATCAGACAAGTTGCAAGCAGAGGCACAAGAGGTTTTGAAAGAAATTGACGAATTGAAAAGCAAAGGAGAATGA